In Bradyrhizobium sp. 200, the sequence ATTTCCATAGCCTTGGCCTTCAAGGCATCGCGCAGGGAATGCGCCATGGCTTTCGCATCGCGGAAATCGCGCATGAGAGCACCTCTCTATCGACGAACGGAGGAGATCGGTGCCTGGCTTGCCGACCCGTTCGCCAATGGCGAGGGCGCGGAGATAGATTGATACGTTCACCATCCCTTAAAGGGCGCAGGCGGCGGGTGTATCGACCCGGCTGCAATGATGGCGTGACAACGCGCGTTGTCAACTCAAAATGCTCCGGGGCGGCGCAGCAAGCGTAGCCCGAGTGAGCGCAGCGATACCCGGGACACCTTCGAGAGCCTTTCATCAGGCGCGCGTTCGCGCGACCCGCTGGCTCGTGCGGGCTATAATTTCGAACCCTGCTCTGCGAGCTGCATCCTGCTTCGTTTCCGCAGACGATCGACCTCGAAAAATCCGCTGCGCGCAAACAGCGATTTGACCAACCATTTCAAGGTGATTTGGGTCGTCCAGTCTTGCTCTCAAAAATATTCCGCTTTTCATCTCACCCAAATCAGTGGCTATTTCCGCGCTGTCTCGTCCCGGCAAGAGGGGCGTATCGCGATCGTCACGAACGCGGGACGGGATGCGGTGGACGCAGCAGCGTCAGGCGCGCAGATGGTGTCGCAGGGCAGGTTTATCCTGTGAGCGAAATCCGGCGCGCAAGACGTACGGCGCTGAAGCGTACGGCAAAACCGTGTGGTCCCGACACCCGTGGCTGGTGCCAAGCTGCCGGTGGCGAATTCGATCCAACCGGATCGATTGAGCCATCAAGCCGGCAGCGATGGAGGCAAGACGAATTCGTCTCCAGGGAGAGCGCGGCATAAGCCGTCAAACCATTGCGCAGGGAATGCCGGAGTGCTCCGGCTGTACCTGTATGCTCGTGTGCGCCTCTATCTCCACATTGCACACGAGACCGCGGGTGCAGCAAGCACCCGGCATTCCCTGCTCCCTCCTAGGGAGGGACAAGGTTTTTTGCAAACCTCGGGCGCAGCGCGCCGCGAGAAGGCGATACCGTATCTAAAATTGGAGCCACGTCATTGCGAGCGAAGCGAAGCAATCCATTGTCACCTCGCATGCGGAAAGATGGATTGCTTCGCTTCGCTCGCAATGACGGTGCCTTGCCGCCCCGAGCTAAATCACAACAACTCCGGCTGCTCCGCCACGATCACGTCGTCGGCACTGATCGTGCCGCCGGTGATCACCTCGGCATAGATCCCGCAATCGGCGTGGCTGAGCCGGCGCTGCAGCGCTTGCGGGATGGCGAGGTCGCGCTGGGCCGTATCCGGATCGACATTGACGGCGGCGCAGCGGACGATGCGCTTCACGACTTTCAGGCGGACATCGCCGATAGCAAGTGTTTGGTCGAGGAGATCGAATTCGTGCCAGGCCGGCCAGCCCTCGACATAGAGGTTGGCGCGGAAGCGAAGCGGATGGACCGGCGCCCCCACCATGTTCTCGATGGCGCGGACGCTGGCGAGGTTGATGATGGAGACGACCTTGCGGGCGATATCCGAAAAACTGTGGCCGGGGCTGGTGAGGATTTTCGGCGGGCCCTTGATCAGACCCGGAAAAGTCGAGGTGAAGAAGTTTTCGATCGCCCCCCTGCCTTGAGCCGTCTCCAGATCGCCCTCAGCCGCGATCTTTCCGTCGTGGCGGATGGTCAGGACGTTGCTCGCATCGTCGAACTGGGTGCGCAGGCCGGCCAGCCATTCGTCCCGCATCAGCATCAGGAAATGCGGCTTCGGCAGCCATTTCGGCTCGGCCGGGTCGAAACCGGAGGGGCCGTTCTCGATGGCGTAGCGGCGGTCGGCCAGCAGCGTCTGGCCGGGCGTGAGCTCAGCGCGCCGGAGCTGCTCCGGAGTCAGGCCTTTGACGGGGTAGCGGTAGATCCCGGCGATCCGGGCAGGGGAGGCTGCATCCATGCGGCTTCTTAACGAATTCCCTCGCTCTTCGCCACCACTACGAATTTGTCGCCGGCCCTCTTCCGTTTTGCTCTGTCATGCCCACATTTGCGTCAAGCCTGAAAACAGGGCGACGACCCGCGGCCGGTTGAGGAATGTCAACGCGGTCCGCGTAACCCCAATGAAGATGCCGCAATCATGCCTCAGGGGTGGGGGCGGCATGCCGAGGGAATCCAAAGATGAATATTGAGAAATACACCGAGCGGGCGCGCGGCTTCATCCAGTCTGCGCAATCGCTCGCCATGCGCGATGGACACCAGCAGTTCACGCCGCTGCATATGCTGAAAGTGTTGTTGGATGACAGCGAGGGGCTTGCCGGTGGTCTGATCGACCGAGCCGGCGGAAACTCCCGCGCCATCCTCAAGGCGACCGAAGACGCGCTGAAGAAGTTGCCGAAAGTCTCCGGGAGCGGCGCCGGGCAGATCTATCTTGCTCCCGATCTTGCACGCGCCTTCGACGCCGCCGAAAAGGCCGCCGAGAAGGCCGGCGACAGCTTTGTCACGGTCGAGCGGTTGCTTTTGGGCCTGACGCTCGAGAAGAACAGCGAAGCCGGTAGTATTTTGAACAAGGGCGGCGTCACGCCGCAGAACCTCAACGCGGCCATCGAGAGCCTGCGCAAAGGCCGCAGTGCCGACAGCGCCACGGCGGAAAACGCCTACGACGCGCTGAAAAAATATGCCCGCGATCTCACCCAGGCCGCGCGCGACGGCAAGCTCGATCCCGTGATCGGCCGCGACGAGGAAATCCGCCGCACCATCCAGGTGCTTTCCCGCCGCACCAAGAACAATCCCGTGCTGATCGGCGAGCCCGGTGTCGGCAAGACCGCCATCGTCGAGGGGCTGGCGCTGCGCATCCTCAACGGCGACGTGCCGGAGGGCCTGAAGGACAAGAAGCTGCTGTCGCTCGACATGGGCGCGCTGATTGCGGGCGCCAAATACCGCGGCGAGTTCGAGGAGCGGCTGAAGGCCGTGCTGCAGGAAGTCACCGCGGCCGAGGGCTCGATCATCCTGTTCATCGACGAGATGCACACCCTCGTCGGCGCTGGCAAGGCTGACGGCGCGATGGATGCGTCCAACCTGCTGAAGCCCGCGCTGGCGCGTGGCGAGCTGCATTGCATTGGCGCCACCACGCTCGACGAATACCGCAAGCATGTCGAGAAAGACGCGGCGCTGGCGCGCCGGTTCCAGCCGGTGTTCGTCTCCGAGCCGACGGTCGAGGATACGATCTCGATCCTGCGCGGCCTGAAGGACAAATACGAACAGCACCACGGCGTTCGCATCACCGATTCCGCATTGGTGGCGGCGACCACGCTGTCGAACCGCTACATCACCGACCGCTTCCTGCCCGACAAGGCCATCGACCTGATGGACGAGGCCTCGGCGCGGCTGAAGATGCAGGTCGATTCCAAGCCCGAAGAGCTCGATCTGATGGACCGGGAAATCATCCGGCTGAAGATCGAGCAGGAGGCGCTGAAGAAGGAAACCGATGCCGGCTCCAAGAGCCGTCTGCAGGTTCTGGAAAAGGAGCTCGCCGATCTCGAGGAGAAGTCGGCGGCGCTGACGGCGCGCTGGAGCGCGGAGAAGAACAAGCTCTCCGACGCGCAGAAGCTGAAGAGCGAACTCGACACCTTGCGCATCGAACTTGCCAACGCGCAGCGCCGCGGCGAATTCCAGCGTGCGGGCGAACTTGCCTATGGCCGGATTCCCGAGCTGGAAAAGAAGCTCGCGGATATTGAGGCCAAGGAGGATACCGGCGAGATGATGGAGGAGGCGGTGACCGCCAACCACATCGCGCAGGTGGTGTCGCGCTGGACCGGCGTTCCCGTCGACAAGATGCTGGAGGGCGAAAAGGACAAGCTCCTGAAGATGGAGAACCAGCTCGGCAAGCGCGTGGTCGGTCAGGCCGAAGCCGTGCGTGCCGTGGCGACCGCGGTGCGCCGTTCGCGCGCGGGCCTGCAGGACCCGAACCGGCCGATGGGCTCGTTCATGTTCTTAGGCCCCACCGGCGTCGGCAAGACCGAGCTGACCAAAGCGCTCGCCGAATATCTGTTCAACGACGAGACCGCGATGGTTCGGCTCGACATGTCCGAATACATGGAGAAGCATTCGGTGTCGCGGCTGATCGGCGCGCCTCCCGGCTATGTCGGCTATGACGAGGGCGGGGCGCTCACCGAAGCGGTGCGGCGGCGGCCCTACCAGGTGGTGCTGTTCGACGAGATCGAAAAGGCGCACCCGGATGTCTTCAACGTGCTGCTGCAGGTGCTCGACGACGGCCGCCTGACCGATGGCCAGGGCCGCACCGTCGACTTCCGCAACACGCTGATCATCATGACCTCGAACCTTGGTTCGGAATTTCTGGTCAACCAGCCGGAAGGCGAGGATACGTCAGCCGTGCGCGAGCAGGTGATGGGGATGGTGCGGGTGCATTTCCGGCCCGAATTCCTCAACCGCGTCGACGAGATCATCCTGTTCCACCGCTTGCAGAAGAGCGAGATGGGCCGGATCGTCGAGATCCAGTTCGCGCGACTGCAGAGGCTGCTGGAGGATCGCAAGATCACGCTGACGCTCGATGCGGCGGCGCGCGACTGGCTGGCCGCCAAGGGCTGGGATCCCGCCTACGGCGCGCGGCCGCTGAAGCGGGTGATCCAGCGCAACCTGCAGGACCCGCTGGCCGAGATGATCCTCGCCGGCGAGGTCTCCGACGGCGACCGCGTCGTCATTTCGAGCGAAGGCAACGTGCTGACCTTTAACGGCAAGGCGGCGCAGACCGCCGAGATCGCGCAGTTCGAGGCGCCGCCGGTGCCGAAGCGTAAGCTGAACTGAGGGCAGCATGAAAGCGATTGGATGCATCCCGCCAGACGAAGGGTGCATCCAGTACCGGATTGTTCGGTCAGGTCTGCTCGGCGGCCGGGATGCCGCCGCTTTCGTCGTCGTCCTCACTCGGATCAAGCTCCGAGAGGATGTCGACGAGTTCGCGAACGCGGCCCGTTGCCAGCGGTCTGCCGGCATTCAGCATCGGCTCGTCATTGGCCAGCCAGGCCTGGGCCTCCGCGAGTTCGTCCACGGTCGCGCCAGTTCCTATGATCTGGGCGATGGTCACATCGTCAGCCCCGCTGACGGCTTTGGTCACGTCGTCCCGGGTAACGCGTTTCATGGGTTGCTCATTCTCTGATATTGCAACCGCCCGCCGCCGATGGCGGCGAGCGGCACGCGCAAACGCTTCAGCGGCCCGTGGTTAGCCGCGGCGGGTTCTGGGTTGTCATCCAGATTTCGATCGCCGCAAGCACAGCCACGGCAGCGCCGATCAGCACATGCACCGTCATTGCAGTGGTTCCCTGGAAGCCCAATACCCAGGGCGATATCAGTGCCCACAATCCGACGATCAGGTTCAGCCACTCTTCCCAGATCGCGAATGCAGCCAGCGCCGCGATCGCAATAATCGCGATTACGAGACCGGTGACATAGGCGTTGGTGGAAACCGTGCCGGCGTTGAAGCCGAACATCCAGGGCGAAAGGAACAGAATTGCGCCGAGGACGAGGTTCGCAACGTCGCACAATTTGGCGTTGGTCCAGTTCTCCATGACACCCTCCATTGGAGGTTTTCCTGGATAATTAACTGGGTCGTTGACCCCCCGGTTCCATCAGGCTCGATGAAATTTGATGGAACCGGTGCAGGTCAGGCCGTGCGGACGCTACTTCCTCACCACCTTGTAAATCGCGTTCTCGATATCCGACGAGAAGTAGATCACCCCCGTCGCCCCGACCCCGACACCGGTCGGGACGTTGCTCGGCAGGCCCCCTGGCGCGGCCGGCAATCCGATCGGGAGGTTGGCGGCGATTTCGGTGACGGCTCCGTTGGCCGGATCGATCGATACGATGCGCTTGGCGCCGACTTCGGCCACGATCAGCCTGCCGTCGGGCGCCAGCGCGATGCCTTCGGGCCCCTTCAGATCCCTGGCGACCACGGTTTTCTCGCCGTTGGCTTCCACCTTCGAGACCTGGCCGGCAAAGGCTTCGGTCAGATAGGCCGCGCCGCCGGATCCGGCGGCGAGGCCGACCGGCCCTTCGAGGTTGCCAACGACGACGGTGCGGTCCTTGCCGTGCTCGCCGCTGGCGCGGACCAGCGATTTGCTGCCGAGCTCGTTGACGAGGATGCTGCCGTCGCCAAGCTTGACCGCGTCGTGCGGCGCCTTGAAGCCGTGCAGCATCTCTTTGGTCTTGCCGGTCTTGCGGTCGATCAGTTGCACCGTGCCGGTGAACCAGCTCGACAGCAGCACGTCGTCGCCCCTGGCGGTGGCGCTCATCGGGTATTCCAGCGTCACACCGTCGGCATGCATGCGCGCGGGTTCGGAGACCTCGCCGGTCGCCCCGTCCACGGTACGGTAAGCGAACACGTCGGCGACGTAGATCGTATCCTTGGCCCCATCGGAGACGACGCCGATGCCGCCGGGGAGTGCCAGCTTGCCAATGATCACCTGTTTGGCAGTGCCGGTTTCCGGATCGACCTCCTGGATGCCGTTGTCGGCCATGTTGGAGACGAAGATGCGGTCCTTGTCGTCGATCGCGAGATTGTCGAGCGAGGGCTTGAGTTGCGCGACCATCTTCTTCGCGCCGGTCTTCGGATCGACCCGCACCAACTGGCCAAGCGCGGTGTCGACCACAAAGAGATTGCCCTTGGAATCGAAATTGACCGCGGCCGGAATCTTGAAGCCGTCGGCAACCACGGAGAGTTCAGCCTTGTCGACGTCGACTTTGGCGACCTGGCCCTTGAACCAGAGCGGGCCGTACAGCATGTCGTCGGGTCCGAATTCGAAGCCGTTGAGGCCGCCCATCTTCTCCATGATCTTGCGCGGCGGCTTGACGCCTTCGACGTCGATCTCATAGAGGGCGTCGCCCAAAAACACCTGCGTCGCGTACAGCCGCCCATCCTTGCGGAAGGCGAGCGAGTTGATGCCGGGCAGGCCGGCGAGTTTCTTCACCGCCCCGTCGCCCTTGCGCGAATAGAGATCGCCGGTGAGGAAGGCCGTCCACGCCATGGTGCCGTCGGGCGCAAACGCAATGTCGTCGGACATGCCTTCCGGCGAGGGGACCGCAATCTTCGCCGTGCCGTTAGTGCGGTCGACCTCGTAAAGCGCGGCGCCCGCGACGCTGCCGGCAAACAGGCGGCCGGACTTGTCGATCCCGAGCCCGTGTACGCCATGAAACGCCGAGCCCGGAACCAGCTTGGTAACTTCATAGCTCTGCGCCGACGCGCCGGCCGTGTTTCCAAGAACGATCGCCGCAACAGTCGTTGCGAGTGCAAGCCTGCTCGTCATGACGCTACCTCCCATTGTTTTTATGGGTGGCAGTATTTGTCGCGGCGGGAGGTTTGGCAAACGAAACTGTCGCGGCAATCGCAGTGTCTGCGCCACAAATCTGCCACGCCAGTCAGCGCGACCAATTCAGATCGTAAAGGGATTATCGAGCGCCCGGCGACTGGCCTGGGACGTCTGCACGCAGCACCGGAGGCGTCCGGGAGCGAACTGCCGCGCGGCAGCCCTTGCTGCATGAAATTTAATGAAACCGGCGTGTGGCATGGTGGGTTTCTTCAGAGGTGGCCGGCCAGCGCAGCTCTCGAACGAGCAGAGCGCCAATTTTCAGCGCGGGGGCCGCGCATCGTCACGAGATGGAATTGCTGGCCGGCGCATCCCAAGCAAGAGGCAATTCGCATGACTAGACAACTCATCACCCATAACACACCTGTGTTCGATCAATTCCATCCCAGGGTCTACGGGGCTGCAGTCGGCCTTGTCGTCTGGTTCGCGCTCGCGGCGTGGATCCTGTTTGACCGGCAGAGCGACATCAGCCTGCCGCTGGCGATGGTCAGCGTGTTGTTTCTGGTCGCCGTCCTGTTGCCTTGGTCGTTGTCTCTCGTCTGGAAAAGACATCGGCTACCATCTGACCGGCATGTAGACAATGTATCGTTCAACGATTGGAAGACTGGCGACTTTGCTGTCTGGGGAAGCAGGATTCGCAGCATACACGCGGCGATCGATATGCTGTTGCCGCTGGCCGCCGTGGCGTTTGGTCTGACCGGTATCGGCATCGTGTTCCTGATCTGCGCATACAACGCTCCATAGGAGGCTGCGCAGTCAGAGAGATCCGACCTTGCGTGGTCCTGGGCTAATCAGCGGTTGCTGATCGATCGTGTCTGCGGTGCACCGGTGCTGCCGGTGGCGTCAGAGACGACCCGCGGGCCGCCGCGACTGCTCATCTGGGTGTCGATCCGGTCGCGCTCCTTCTCGAAGTTCGCCATCATCGCACCTTCGAGCGAGCGGCCGCGCGGAAGCTTGACGCGCATCGGGTCGACGAAGCGGCCGTTGACCAGGATTTCGTAGTGGACATGGGCGCCGGTCGACATGCCCGTCGATCCGACGAAGCCGATCACTTGGCCCTGGCGCACGCGCTTGCCGGGCTCCATGCCCTTGGCGAACGCCGACATATGGCCATAGGCGGTCTCGTAACCGTTGTTGTGTTTCAGGCGGACATATTTGCCGTAGCCGCCTTCCCAGCCAACCTTCTCGACCACGCCGTTGCCGGAGGCGAAAATCGGCGTGCCGTAGGGGGTCGCCCAGTCCACGCCGGTGTGCATCTTGGTGAAGCCGAGAATCGGATGGCGGCGGCCGCCGAAGCCCGAGCGCATGATCGCGTTGTTGACGGGTTTGCGCACCAGGAACTTTTTAGCGCTCTTGCCGGTCTCGTCGTAAAAGTCGACGACGGAATCGTCGGGGGTCTGGAACCGATAGTATTTCTTGGTCTCGCCGCCGACGGTGAGGGAAGCGAACAGCACCTCGGTCTTTTCTGCGTTGGCGGTGCCTTCGTCCTCGCCGGCGAAGAACACGTCGAAGGAGTCGCCGGGCTGCACCTTGCGCTGGAAATCGACGTCGTAGGAATAGATGCGGACCATGTCCTCGATCACGGCGGCCGGCACCTTGTTGCGCAGCGCGGTCTCGTAGATGCTCTGGTAGAGCCGGACGCCGCTGCCATCATCCTCGTCATCATCGTCGTCGTCCTTGCCGGTAGCAGCCTCGGCGACGGTATTCATGCTCTGCACGTCGACGGCGACGTATCTGCCGACATCCGATAGCGCGGCTACGGCTTCGACGGTGGTGTCGTTGGCGACGATCACGCGATAGGGCTGCAGCCGGGCGGCGGGGCCGAGCCCCGAGGGCGCCATCAGGATGCGGATCTTCTGGCCTTCCTTCAGGCCGCCGTCGCGGCCACGGGGGCCGAGAGTCAGCGCAACGGCCCTGGCCTCATCGGGGGTCGCGCCCTGGTCGCGCAGGATCGAGGCGATGCTGTCGCCCTTCTTCACGATGTGAACGCGCTCGCCGGTAGGGTTGCCCCCGGTGATCTGGTCCTTGGTCTTCGGTAGCAGGGTGACATTTTCCGGCACCACACGGGTCTCAAAGCCGGCATAGGGATCGGAAACGTTGCCTTCGGTGGCATAGGCGAGCTTGAGGTCCGACTGGGCGCCGCTGGCGTCGGCTGCGGCATTAGCGAGCGCCGTATAACGGACGCCGCCCGAGCCGCGCCAGTTCGCGGCATCCCGTACCCGCATCAGGACTTCGTCGAGCGCGACCACTGCGGCGAGTTTCGCCTTCGGCAGCACTGTTGCGAGGTCCTTGGTAACGAAAGAAACCTCGGCATCGGGTTCGACAGCCTCGGGATTGTTGGGATCCTCGGCAGCGGCCTGGGTTGTGGTGCCGACATCGGTCAACAGGCGCTGGGCGTTGTATGGCGGGATCTTGGAGCTGAGATCGCTCGTCGTCATCGACAGATTGCCGGAGATGCGGACGAAGGGGCGCACCCGCATCACGTCGCGGTTCCCGACGCGGGTGACGGTCGAGACCTTCACCACATTGCGCGAGGCAGTGGATTCGCCGGGCGGCGGCAGGCGGTCGCTCTTGTGCAGGGTGGCGGTACGATCGTTGGCGCCGAACGCCCCGCGCAATGCGCCTTCGACGCGCTCTGGCACCTTGGCAAAGGTCATTTCGCCGTCGAGCGAAGCAAAAACGGCGCCGCCGATAAGGGCTGCGCCGCACAGACCGGTCAGGATAGTGCCGCTAAACCATTGTACGGAGACCCGGCGGCGGTCGATCACCGCAGCCTCGGAACCATCGACGGAAAGCGGCGGCTCGTGACCGAGATCGATAATCCCGGTCTCGCGTCCATAGCCGCTTCCGCGTGGCGCCTTCTGGCTCAACCCTGTGTCCCCCCCAATTCCATCGACATCCGATTAAGACCTCGCCCGATCCAGACCCCACGTTTCCGCCCCTTTGAGGGAGCGATTCCGGAGCATGGCGTTGCCGCACGCATAGAAATTCGGGAATCAGAGGCCAGAAGAAGACCGGCCGGAGTCTCGAACGCCAATGGTGAGCAGATCTCTCTCGAAGTTTCCTGGCCGCGTGGGAAAGGCGACGGGTTCTCGAGATCGCCTGTCCCGGATAAAATGAACACCGGCAGCCCCCACTGGCACCCGGCGATTCAATGCATACCTTATAGTCAGAACGTCGCAGGAATGTGGCTCAAGTGCGGCCAAAGGCCCGAAACATAGGGACTTCTTGGCGTCCCAAAAAACTTGCGAGCGATGCGACAATTTGTTGACGATGGGCGTTGACAACCCCGATCGGGCGGGCCTATAACCCGGCCACTGAGCGCGGCGATGCATTGGCCCCCGAGGCCAACGCATCTTTTCGCGCCCCGTAAGCTCCTCATTACGATGAGTGACTCAACAGCCGATAACAGTCGGTTGTTATTTGTCGTCGGATGAGGTCTGCGGGAACCTTCCAGAAGTGGAAGGATGGGGTCCCAGCGATCCCGGGCTGTTTGACAAGTGAAGATGAAGAAAGAGAAACGTGGACGGCGGAGTCCTTGCGTAGTCTCGAATACTTGAAAACTTCGGTTTTCATCTTTCGAGGCTGGACGAAAGACTTCGGCGGTACACGTTTACATAGGTTACACCATCGTCGTCAGCGATGTGAATCGCGGGCGATAAATATGGTGGGACCTCGTCAAACGTTGTGATCAGCCGGTTTAAAGTTTCAAGTCCAACTTGAGAGTTTGATCCTGGCTCAGAGCGAACGCTGGCGGCAGGCTTAACACATGCAAGTCGAGCGGGCGTAGCAATACGTCAGCGGCAGACGGGTGAGTAACGCGTGGGAACGTACCTTTTGGTTCGGAACAACACAGGGAAACTTGTGCTAATACCGGATAAGCCCTTACGGGGAAAGATTTATCGCCGAAAGATCGGCCCGCGTCTGATTAGCTAGTTGGTGAGGTAATGGCTCACCAAGGCGACGATCAGTAGCTGGTCTGAGAGGATGATCAGCCACATTGGGACTGAGACACGGCCCAAACTCCTACGGGAGGCAGCAGTGGGGAATATTGGACAATGGGCGCAAGCCTGATCCAGCCATGCCGCGTGAGTGATGAAGGCCCTAGGGTTGTAAAGCTCTTTTGTGCGGGAAGATAATGACGGTACCGCAAGAATAAGCCCCGGCTAACTTCGTGCCAGCAGCCGCGGTAATACGAAGGGGGCTAGCGTTGCTCGGAATCACTGGGCGTAAAGGGTGCGTAGGCGGGTCTTTAAGTCAGGGGTGAAATCCTGGAGCTCAACTCCAGAACTGCCTTTGATACTGAAGATCTTGAGTTCGGGAGAGGTGAGTGGAACTGCGAGTGTAGAGGTGAAATTCGTAGATATTCGCAAGAACACCAGTGGCGAAGGCGGCTCACTGGCCCGATACTGACGCTGAGGCACGAAAGCGTGGGGAGCAAACAGGATTAGATACCCTGGTAGTCCACGCCGTAAACGATGAATGCCAGCCGTTAGTGGGTTTACTCACTAGTGGCGCAGCTAACGCTTTAAGCATTCCGCCTGGGGAGTACGGTCGCAAGATTAAAACTCAAAGGAATTGACGGGGGCCCGCACAAGCGGTGGAGCATGTGGTTTAATTCGACGCAACGCGCAGAACCTTACCAGCCCTTGACATCCCGGTCGCGGACTCCAGAGATGGAGTTCTTCAGTTCGGC encodes:
- a CDS encoding SMP-30/gluconolactonase/LRE family protein codes for the protein MTSRLALATTVAAIVLGNTAGASAQSYEVTKLVPGSAFHGVHGLGIDKSGRLFAGSVAGAALYEVDRTNGTAKIAVPSPEGMSDDIAFAPDGTMAWTAFLTGDLYSRKGDGAVKKLAGLPGINSLAFRKDGRLYATQVFLGDALYEIDVEGVKPPRKIMEKMGGLNGFEFGPDDMLYGPLWFKGQVAKVDVDKAELSVVADGFKIPAAVNFDSKGNLFVVDTALGQLVRVDPKTGAKKMVAQLKPSLDNLAIDDKDRIFVSNMADNGIQEVDPETGTAKQVIIGKLALPGGIGVVSDGAKDTIYVADVFAYRTVDGATGEVSEPARMHADGVTLEYPMSATARGDDVLLSSWFTGTVQLIDRKTGKTKEMLHGFKAPHDAVKLGDGSILVNELGSKSLVRASGEHGKDRTVVVGNLEGPVGLAAGSGGAAYLTEAFAGQVSKVEANGEKTVVARDLKGPEGIALAPDGRLIVAEVGAKRIVSIDPANGAVTEIAANLPIGLPAAPGGLPSNVPTGVGVGATGVIYFSSDIENAIYKVVRK
- a CDS encoding MOSC domain-containing protein — its product is MDAASPARIAGIYRYPVKGLTPEQLRRAELTPGQTLLADRRYAIENGPSGFDPAEPKWLPKPHFLMLMRDEWLAGLRTQFDDASNVLTIRHDGKIAAEGDLETAQGRGAIENFFTSTFPGLIKGPPKILTSPGHSFSDIARKVVSIINLASVRAIENMVGAPVHPLRFRANLYVEGWPAWHEFDLLDQTLAIGDVRLKVVKRIVRCAAVNVDPDTAQRDLAIPQALQRRLSHADCGIYAEVITGGTISADDVIVAEQPELL
- a CDS encoding M23 family metallopeptidase, with translation MSQKAPRGSGYGRETGIIDLGHEPPLSVDGSEAAVIDRRRVSVQWFSGTILTGLCGAALIGGAVFASLDGEMTFAKVPERVEGALRGAFGANDRTATLHKSDRLPPPGESTASRNVVKVSTVTRVGNRDVMRVRPFVRISGNLSMTTSDLSSKIPPYNAQRLLTDVGTTTQAAAEDPNNPEAVEPDAEVSFVTKDLATVLPKAKLAAVVALDEVLMRVRDAANWRGSGGVRYTALANAAADASGAQSDLKLAYATEGNVSDPYAGFETRVVPENVTLLPKTKDQITGGNPTGERVHIVKKGDSIASILRDQGATPDEARAVALTLGPRGRDGGLKEGQKIRILMAPSGLGPAARLQPYRVIVANDTTVEAVAALSDVGRYVAVDVQSMNTVAEAATGKDDDDDDEDDGSGVRLYQSIYETALRNKVPAAVIEDMVRIYSYDVDFQRKVQPGDSFDVFFAGEDEGTANAEKTEVLFASLTVGGETKKYYRFQTPDDSVVDFYDETGKSAKKFLVRKPVNNAIMRSGFGGRRHPILGFTKMHTGVDWATPYGTPIFASGNGVVEKVGWEGGYGKYVRLKHNNGYETAYGHMSAFAKGMEPGKRVRQGQVIGFVGSTGMSTGAHVHYEILVNGRFVDPMRVKLPRGRSLEGAMMANFEKERDRIDTQMSSRGGPRVVSDATGSTGAPQTRSISNR
- the clpB gene encoding ATP-dependent chaperone ClpB, with amino-acid sequence MNIEKYTERARGFIQSAQSLAMRDGHQQFTPLHMLKVLLDDSEGLAGGLIDRAGGNSRAILKATEDALKKLPKVSGSGAGQIYLAPDLARAFDAAEKAAEKAGDSFVTVERLLLGLTLEKNSEAGSILNKGGVTPQNLNAAIESLRKGRSADSATAENAYDALKKYARDLTQAARDGKLDPVIGRDEEIRRTIQVLSRRTKNNPVLIGEPGVGKTAIVEGLALRILNGDVPEGLKDKKLLSLDMGALIAGAKYRGEFEERLKAVLQEVTAAEGSIILFIDEMHTLVGAGKADGAMDASNLLKPALARGELHCIGATTLDEYRKHVEKDAALARRFQPVFVSEPTVEDTISILRGLKDKYEQHHGVRITDSALVAATTLSNRYITDRFLPDKAIDLMDEASARLKMQVDSKPEELDLMDREIIRLKIEQEALKKETDAGSKSRLQVLEKELADLEEKSAALTARWSAEKNKLSDAQKLKSELDTLRIELANAQRRGEFQRAGELAYGRIPELEKKLADIEAKEDTGEMMEEAVTANHIAQVVSRWTGVPVDKMLEGEKDKLLKMENQLGKRVVGQAEAVRAVATAVRRSRAGLQDPNRPMGSFMFLGPTGVGKTELTKALAEYLFNDETAMVRLDMSEYMEKHSVSRLIGAPPGYVGYDEGGALTEAVRRRPYQVVLFDEIEKAHPDVFNVLLQVLDDGRLTDGQGRTVDFRNTLIIMTSNLGSEFLVNQPEGEDTSAVREQVMGMVRVHFRPEFLNRVDEIILFHRLQKSEMGRIVEIQFARLQRLLEDRKITLTLDAAARDWLAAKGWDPAYGARPLKRVIQRNLQDPLAEMILAGEVSDGDRVVISSEGNVLTFNGKAAQTAEIAQFEAPPVPKRKLN
- a CDS encoding SPW repeat protein, with translation MENWTNAKLCDVANLVLGAILFLSPWMFGFNAGTVSTNAYVTGLVIAIIAIAALAAFAIWEEWLNLIVGLWALISPWVLGFQGTTAMTVHVLIGAAVAVLAAIEIWMTTQNPPRLTTGR